From one Streptomyces chromofuscus genomic stretch:
- a CDS encoding GGDEF domain-containing protein, whose translation MGEDNRLAAVVALAQGMAAAQSVRESWRAAALGACRALDGSFAALSVWERDLGRLRVLVNVGERADDEEEFPEDEAYPVHQFAEITEFLHEQWAGGGEPDAWVETAGGPTGGRAGFCHQRVAALRRRGRGCCVVAPVVLHGRAWGELYVARPLGAPVFDRADADFATVLAAVVAAGIAQTERLEEARRLAFTDSLTGLANRRAVDAHLDEAIERHRRDGVVVSLVVCDLNGLKRVNDTRGHAVGDRLLERFGSVLSLCGAMLPGTLAARLGGDEFCLLAVGPPADDVVKVADELCHRAAELELGDGVACGVASTEDPIGAVRSARRLFRLADAAQYQAKGVRAAKAVVAGRQGPDDPVVRLADAPPEGPTADRRTFRGRR comes from the coding sequence ATGGGTGAGGACAACCGGCTCGCGGCCGTGGTGGCGCTGGCGCAGGGCATGGCCGCGGCGCAGTCGGTGCGCGAGTCGTGGCGGGCCGCCGCGCTCGGGGCGTGCCGGGCGCTGGACGGGAGCTTCGCCGCGCTGTCGGTGTGGGAGCGGGACCTCGGGCGGCTGCGGGTGCTCGTCAACGTGGGGGAGCGGGCGGACGACGAGGAGGAGTTCCCGGAGGACGAGGCGTATCCGGTGCACCAGTTCGCCGAGATCACCGAGTTCCTGCACGAGCAGTGGGCGGGTGGCGGTGAGCCCGACGCCTGGGTCGAGACCGCCGGGGGACCCACCGGCGGGCGCGCCGGCTTCTGCCACCAGCGGGTCGCCGCACTGCGGCGCAGGGGGCGGGGGTGCTGCGTGGTCGCGCCGGTCGTGCTGCACGGCCGGGCCTGGGGCGAGCTGTATGTGGCCCGGCCCCTCGGCGCCCCTGTCTTCGACCGGGCCGACGCCGACTTCGCCACCGTCCTGGCCGCCGTCGTCGCCGCCGGGATCGCGCAGACCGAGCGGCTGGAGGAGGCCCGGCGGCTCGCCTTCACCGACTCCCTCACCGGCCTGGCCAACCGGCGTGCCGTGGACGCGCACCTGGACGAGGCCATCGAGCGGCACCGCAGGGACGGGGTGGTGGTGAGCCTGGTCGTCTGCGATCTCAACGGCCTCAAGCGCGTCAACGACACCCGTGGGCACGCCGTCGGCGACCGGCTCCTGGAACGGTTCGGTTCCGTGCTCTCGCTCTGCGGCGCCATGCTGCCCGGCACCCTCGCCGCCCGCCTCGGCGGCGACGAGTTCTGCCTGCTCGCCGTCGGTCCGCCCGCCGACGACGTCGTCAAGGTCGCCGACGAACTCTGCCACCGCGCCGCCGAACTGGAACTGGGCGACGGGGTCGCCTGCGGCGTCGCGTCCACCGAGGACCCGATCGGAGCGGTCCGCTCCGCCCGCCGCCTGTTCCGGCTCGCGGACGCCGCCCAGTACCAGGCCAAGGGCGTCCGCGCCGCCAAGGCCGTCGTGGCCGGCCGTCAGGGGCCCGACGACCCCGTCGTACGCCTCGCCGACGCACCCCCCGAGGGCCCCACCGCC
- a CDS encoding enoyl-CoA hydratase/isomerase family protein, whose amino-acid sequence MSEERFGEFVLVRRHEDGHVAELALDRPKAMNAVSTEMARSIAGACAALGADRDVRVVVLTSTHERAFCVGADLKERNSLSDAELVRQRPVARGAYTGVLDLPVPTVAAVHGFALGGGFELALSCDVIVADGTAVVGLPEVSVGVIPGGGGTQLLPRRVGAARAAELIFSARRVEAAEARQLGLVDVLVEDGRDREEALALGSRIAANSPVGLRAAKRALRLGHGLDLRAGLEVEDAAWRSVAFSGDRAEGVAAFNEKRKPQWPGE is encoded by the coding sequence ATGAGCGAGGAGCGGTTCGGGGAGTTCGTGCTGGTGCGGCGGCACGAGGACGGGCATGTCGCGGAGCTGGCCCTCGACCGGCCCAAGGCCATGAACGCCGTGTCGACGGAGATGGCCCGGTCGATCGCCGGGGCCTGCGCCGCGCTGGGGGCGGACCGCGACGTACGGGTGGTCGTGCTGACGTCGACGCACGAACGGGCGTTCTGTGTGGGCGCCGACCTGAAGGAGCGCAACTCGCTCAGCGACGCCGAGCTGGTGCGGCAGCGGCCGGTGGCGCGGGGGGCGTACACCGGCGTACTGGACCTGCCGGTGCCGACCGTCGCGGCGGTCCACGGCTTCGCGCTCGGCGGCGGCTTCGAGCTGGCGCTGTCGTGCGACGTGATCGTGGCCGACGGTACGGCCGTGGTGGGGCTGCCGGAGGTGTCCGTGGGGGTGATCCCAGGGGGAGGCGGTACGCAGCTGCTGCCCCGGCGGGTGGGGGCGGCCCGCGCGGCCGAGCTGATCTTCAGCGCACGGCGGGTCGAGGCGGCCGAGGCGCGGCAGCTGGGCCTGGTGGACGTACTGGTCGAGGACGGCCGGGACCGGGAGGAGGCGCTGGCGCTCGGGTCCCGTATCGCCGCCAACTCGCCGGTCGGCCTGCGCGCGGCGAAGCGGGCCCTGCGGCTGGGGCACGGACTGGACCTGCGGGCCGGCCTGGAGGTGGAGGACGCGGCGTGGCGCTCGGTGGCGTTCTCGGGGGACCGGGCGGAGGGCGTCGCGGCCTTCAACGAGAAGCGCAAGCCGCAGTGGCCGGGGGAGTGA